From the Desulfosarcina sp. BuS5 genome, one window contains:
- the dapF gene encoding diaminopimelate epimerase, which translates to MKKINFLKLSGSGNDFIIIDNRKNIIEENNLPEFIKKVCRRKMSVGADGLILIEDTETADFKWRFYNSDGSSAEMCGNGARCAARFALLNNIAGKKMVFETIAGRVNAIVNQETVKIGMPNPFDVRIGYALALSGGPLKLSSINTGVPHVVVIKDSIDDIDIVKTGKEIRYHKDYAPAGTNVNFVVRLDMDLIGIRTYERGVEDETLACGTGSIAAALVMAGIQGMESPVKVKTKSGGILVIHFKKTADKFTDIFLEGDARVIYKGELMEDAWKSLGAINSY; encoded by the coding sequence TTTTAAAACTGAGCGGCAGCGGTAATGATTTTATAATTATCGATAATAGAAAAAATATTATTGAAGAAAATAATCTGCCGGAATTCATAAAAAAAGTCTGCCGCCGCAAGATGTCTGTGGGTGCAGATGGTCTAATCCTGATAGAGGATACTGAGACTGCTGATTTTAAATGGCGGTTTTACAATTCAGACGGCAGTAGTGCGGAGATGTGCGGAAACGGGGCGCGATGTGCAGCGCGTTTTGCTCTTTTAAATAATATCGCCGGCAAAAAAATGGTCTTTGAGACTATTGCCGGACGGGTGAACGCAATCGTAAATCAGGAAACTGTAAAGATCGGCATGCCGAATCCTTTTGATGTGAGAATCGGCTATGCACTCGCTTTGTCAGGCGGCCCCTTGAAGCTTAGCAGCATCAATACCGGGGTTCCCCATGTAGTTGTAATTAAAGATAGCATTGATGATATCGATATAGTTAAAACTGGCAAGGAGATAAGATACCATAAAGATTATGCTCCGGCGGGAACCAATGTCAATTTCGTAGTCCGCCTTGATATGGATTTGATTGGAATCAGAACCTACGAAAGGGGGGTTGAAGATGAAACTCTCGCCTGCGGCACCGGTTCTATTGCGGCCGCGCTTGTAATGGCCGGTATTCAAGGAATGGAATCTCCTGTAAAGGTTAAAACAAAAAGCGGTGGTATTCTTGTAATTCATTTTAAAAAAACAGCAGACAAGTTTACGGATATCTTCCTTGAAGGCGACGCGCGTGTAATATATAAAG